One part of the Pseudemcibacter aquimaris genome encodes these proteins:
- a CDS encoding DUF448 domain-containing protein has protein sequence MTGKTRERKCLVTGDVLHASEMIRFVAGPDGTIVPDVAAKLPGRGCWLTADRKIIEEAIKKKTFLRVGRDLLKNIKGDVENVEGEKALKKETVKVSETLADQVEVLLHKRVLDYVGLANRAGNIITGFEKVRAALKGGKTKVLITASDAAENGRSKMCQGLDNLQVIDIFARDDLSQATGLENAVHIALLPGGISDSLLREVSRYGRCRN, from the coding sequence GTGACCGGCAAGACGAGAGAACGAAAATGTTTGGTCACTGGCGATGTTCTTCACGCGTCTGAAATGATCCGTTTTGTTGCAGGACCAGATGGAACAATTGTTCCTGATGTTGCAGCAAAACTCCCTGGCAGGGGGTGTTGGTTAACCGCTGACAGAAAGATTATTGAAGAGGCAATAAAGAAAAAAACCTTTTTAAGGGTTGGAAGAGATCTTCTGAAAAACATCAAGGGTGATGTTGAAAATGTAGAAGGTGAAAAGGCTCTTAAAAAAGAAACCGTCAAGGTAAGTGAAACTCTGGCGGATCAGGTTGAAGTGCTACTACATAAAAGGGTTCTCGATTATGTAGGGCTTGCGAACAGAGCCGGGAATATTATTACCGGTTTTGAAAAAGTAAGGGCAGCGCTTAAAGGCGGCAAAACGAAAGTTTTGATAACAGCCAGCGACGCTGCCGAGAACGGACGCAGTAAAATGTGTCAGGGGCTTGATAATTTGCAGGTAATTGATATCTTTGCCCGCGATGATTTAAGTCAGGCAACCGGACTTGAAAATGCAGTGCATATTGCGCTCTTGCCCGGTGGCATAAGTGATAGTTTGTTACGGGAGGTTTCCCGGTATGGACGTTGCAGGAACTAG